In Halobacterium noricense, the genomic stretch CCGGCGGGTCGGTGGTGCCGACGAGCGCGCGGAGTTCGTCGCGGACGCGCTCGCGCCACGACCGCCGGACGCGCAGGCCGTACTCGACGTTGCGCGCGACCGAGGCGTCGAAGAGGCTCGCTTCCTGGAAGACGACGCCGACCCGTCGCCGGAGTGCGAGGCGCTCGTCGCCGGGCAGCGACCACGCGTCATCGCCGTCGACGGAGACGGTTCCCTCGTCGGGCGGCGTGAACAGCCCGAGCAGGCGCAGCAACGTCGACTTCCCGACGCCGGACGGTCCGATGACGGTGACGATGTCGCCCCGCGGGACGCGCAGGTCGACGTCCCGGAAGACCGCCGCGTCGTCCTCGTAGGCGTGCGTCACGCCGTCGGCGCGCAGCGTCATCGCATCTGCCCTCCGTCACCGAAGCGGACGACGACGGCGTTCACGGCGAGCACGAGCACGAGCAACACCGCGCCGAGCACGAGCGCGGTCTCGTAGCGGCCCTGCCGGGCTTCCAGTTGGACGGCGGTCGTGAGCGTGCGCGTCTTCGAGACGCCGTCCGAGCCGGCGATGTTCCCGCCGACGATGAGCACCGACCCGACCTCGCTGATGGCGCGCCCGAACCCCGCGAGCACGGCGGTGGCGATGCCGTAGCGGGCTTCCTTCACGACCGCGAGTGCGACGTCGACGCGCGTGCCGCCGAGCGCGAACGCGGCGTCCCGGACGTCCGCCTGGACGCCCGTGACGGCGGCGAGCGCGATGCCCGTGATGGGCGGCGTGGCGAGCACGAACTGCGACAGAATCATCGCTTCCTTGGTGAACACGAGTTCGAGTTCGCCGAGCGGCCCCTGGTTCGAGACCGCGAACAGCACGACTAGGCCGACGACAACGCTCGGGAACCCCATGCCGGTGTTGATGGCTGCCTTGACGAGGCGCTCGCCGGGGAAGTCGGTGAAGCCGACGACGAGCGCGACGGGGACGCTGAACAAAGTGCTGAGCGCGACTGCGGAGAGGCTGACGTACAGCGAGACGTAGATGATGCTGGTGACGTACTGGGATTCGAACGGGAACTCCACGAACAGCGGCCCGGCGGCCGCGTGCACGAACACGGAGAGGACGTCAGCCAGCGGCACGAGTCCAGCCAGCACCGCGACCATCTTCACTCGTTCGACTCGTCAGCGCTCCAGCCGTCGGGGACGTACTGCTGGAAGTTCGGGTCCTCGGAGAGCGCGCGCGGGAAGAACAGCTGTTCGCCGTTCGCGGTGTAGTCCGCGATGACTTGCTGGCCCTGCGGGCTCGTGATGTAGCCGATGTACGCCATCGCGAGGTCGTAGTTGGCGTCCTCGTGGCGCGCGGGGTTGGCGGCGAGCACGCCGTAGGGGTTCGCGAGCAGTTCCGGGCCGCCCTCGATGGGACCCTGGACGAGAATCGTGAGGTCGATTTCGGACTGCTGGGAGAGGTAGGTGCCGCGGTCAGCGAGCGTGTAGCCGCCCTGCTCGTTGGCGATGTTGAGCACCGCGCCCATCCCCTGGCCGGTCTCCTGATACCAGTCGCCGCCGGGCTCGACGCCCGCCGCCGACCAGATTGAGAGCTCTTTCGTGTGCGTCCCGGAGTTGTCCCCGCGGGAGACGAACTGGGCTTCGGATTCGGCGATGGTGGCGAACGCCTCGGTCGCGGAACTCATACCCTCGATGCCGGCGGGGTCCTCGGACGGGCCGACGATGACGAAGTCGTTGAACATCAGGTCGCGGCGGTTGACGCCGTGGCCCTGCCGCATGAACTCGTCTTCGAGCGAGCGCGCGTGGACCATGATGACGTCGGAGTTGCCGTTGCGCGCGGTCTCCAGCGCCGCCCCCGTCCCCTGCGCGACGGAGTCGACGGTGACGCCGTACATGTCCTCGAAGGGCGCGTTCAGCGCGTCCAGCAAGCCGGTGTCGTACGTGCTCGTGGTCGTGGTGAGCGTGAGCGTCTCGCCGACGACGCCCGCGCCGCCTTCGTCGCTGCCGAGCACGCTCGAACAGCCCGCGAGGCCGACTGTCGCCGCTGTGCCCACTGTCGCGAGGAACTTCCGTCGTTGTATTGGCATAGATACATCGCTGGACGCCACCCTCAAAAGTGTTGTCCGAACGGCGTGACGACTATTGGTTACGCTTCCGGACGAAGGTGAGTAGAAGTGAACGAGAGTCGGTACGCCAGCTCAGAAGATGGTCGCGCCGTCGCCGACGCGCGACCGGTACGCGGTCGCGTCGACGCCGTCGCGCTCGAAGCCGTCGACGAGCGCGCTGGCGACCTGTCGCTGGTCGTCGTCGCGGCAGACGGCGAGAATCGCCGGCCCCGCTCCACTGACCGTGACGCCCGTCGCGCCGGCCTCGCGGGCGGCCTCGCAGGCGGTGTCGTAGCCGTCGATGAGGTCCGCGCGAGCGGGCGTGACGAGGTGTTCTTCGAGGCCGCGGCCGACGCGCTCGGGGTCGTTGCGGCACATACCGATAGAGAGCGTCGCCGCCGACCCGACGGTGTCGACGAGGTCCTCGATGGCCGCCGACTCGGGGACGACGGCGCGGGCGTCCCGCGTCGAGACGACGATGTCCGGGAGGCAGACGACCAGCGAGAGGTCCGCGACGACGCGCTCGATGCCGTCGTCGCGGACGACCGTGAACCCGCCGAGGATGGCGGGGGCGACGTTGTCCGCGTGCGCGTCCCCGGAGACCGCAGCCTCCCCCTCCGCGGCGACCCGGACGAGTTCGCGCTGGCTGAGGTCGCGGTCGTACAGTTCCGCGAGCGCGACCGCGGCGCCCGCGGCGCTGGCGGCCGACGACCCGAGGCCCGACGACGGCCGGACGCCCTTGTCGATGGTGATGTGGGCGGGCGCGCCGAGCTCCGCGGCGACCACGCCGGCCGTGTTGTCCATCGGCTCCTCGGGGATGAAGTCCGCGCCCATTCCAGTCATCTCGATTGTCGTCTCCGATGCGCGCTCGACGTGGACGACGTCCGCGGGTCGGTCGAGCGCCACCCCGAAGACGTCGAAGCCGCTGCCGAGGTTCGCACTCGTCGCCGGCGCGCGGACGG encodes the following:
- a CDS encoding substrate-binding domain-containing protein, translated to MPIQRRKFLATVGTAATVGLAGCSSVLGSDEGGAGVVGETLTLTTTTSTYDTGLLDALNAPFEDMYGVTVDSVAQGTGAALETARNGNSDVIMVHARSLEDEFMRQGHGVNRRDLMFNDFVIVGPSEDPAGIEGMSSATEAFATIAESEAQFVSRGDNSGTHTKELSIWSAAGVEPGGDWYQETGQGMGAVLNIANEQGGYTLADRGTYLSQQSEIDLTILVQGPIEGGPELLANPYGVLAANPARHEDANYDLAMAYIGYITSPQGQQVIADYTANGEQLFFPRALSEDPNFQQYVPDGWSADESNE
- a CDS encoding ABC transporter permease, encoding MVAVLAGLVPLADVLSVFVHAAAGPLFVEFPFESQYVTSIIYVSLYVSLSAVALSTLFSVPVALVVGFTDFPGERLVKAAINTGMGFPSVVVGLVVLFAVSNQGPLGELELVFTKEAMILSQFVLATPPITGIALAAVTGVQADVRDAAFALGGTRVDVALAVVKEARYGIATAVLAGFGRAISEVGSVLIVGGNIAGSDGVSKTRTLTTAVQLEARQGRYETALVLGAVLLVLVLAVNAVVVRFGDGGQMR
- a CDS encoding homoserine kinase; this translates as MVTVRAPATSANLGSGFDVFGVALDRPADVVHVERASETTIEMTGMGADFIPEEPMDNTAGVVAAELGAPAHITIDKGVRPSSGLGSSAASAAGAAVALAELYDRDLSQRELVRVAAEGEAAVSGDAHADNVAPAILGGFTVVRDDGIERVVADLSLVVCLPDIVVSTRDARAVVPESAAIEDLVDTVGSAATLSIGMCRNDPERVGRGLEEHLVTPARADLIDGYDTACEAAREAGATGVTVSGAGPAILAVCRDDDQRQVASALVDGFERDGVDATAYRSRVGDGATIF
- a CDS encoding amino acid ABC transporter ATP-binding protein — translated: MTLRADGVTHAYEDDAAVFRDVDLRVPRGDIVTVIGPSGVGKSTLLRLLGLFTPPDEGTVSVDGDDAWSLPGDERLALRRRVGVVFQEASLFDASVARNVEYGLRVRRSWRERVRDELRALVGTTDPPDAVRDALDVVGLADYADTHVDSLSGGEAQRVAFARALAYDPDFLLLDEPTSDLDPRNTAVIEDAMTAAAERDIGVVVATHDMNQAQRVADRVAVLLDDSVIEAGPTDRVFENPRDERARKFIDGELVY